AGGTCGTGCACGTCGGCAACGCGTTCGGGCAGCTCTTCTCCCACCAGGGCCAGCTCGGCGCGATGCCGGCGACCGTCCGCGAGGAGCTCTGGGGCCTCCCGTCCTCGCGCCACGAGGCCGCGTGTGCCTCCGGCAGCATCGCCGTCCTCTCCGCGATGGCCGACCTGCGGTCCGGCTCGTACGACTCAGCGCTGGTGGTCGGCGTCGAGCTCGAGAAGACCGTGTCCGGCGACGACGCCGCCCGCAACCTGGGTGCTGCGGCGTGGGTCGGGCACGAGGGCGAGGAGGCCACCTTCATGTGGCCGTACATGTTCGACCAGGTCGCCGACGAGTACGACCGTCGCTACGGCCTCGACGACGCGCACCTGCGGGCGATCTCCCAGCTCAACTTCGCCAACGCCCGCCGCAACCCGCTCGCGCAGACCCGCGGCTGGGACGTCCCTGACCTCGCCGCCCGCGGGCACGACGACGCGGTCAACCCCGTGATCGAGGGCCGCGTACGCCGCTTCGACTGCAGCCAGATCACCGACGGCGGTGCGGGCGTCGTCCTCGTCAACGACGCCTACCTGCGCGCCCACCCCGACGCCCGGCCGATCGCTCGCATCGACGGCTGGGGGCACCGCACCGTCGGTCTCGGCCTCCAGCGCAAGCTCGAGGTCTCCGCGGACCAGCCGTACGTGATGCCGCACCTGCGGCAGACCGTGCTCGACGCGTTCGACCGCGCCCAGGTCACGCTCGACGACCTGGACGGGCTCGAGACGCACGACTGCTTCTCGCCGAGCGAGTACGTCGCGATCGACCACATCGGCCTCACCGGTCCCGGCGAGTCGTGGAAGGCGATCGAGAACGGCGACATCGCTCCCGGCGGCGTCCTCCCGATCAACCCCAGCGGTGGGCTGATCGGCGGAGGCCACCCCGTCGGTGCGAGCGGGGTGCGGATGCTGCTCGACGCGTCCAAGCAGGTCAGCGGCACCGCCGGTGACTACCAGGTCGAGGGCGCACGCACGTTCGGCACGCTCAACTTCGGTGGCAGCACCGCGACCACG
Above is a genomic segment from Mumia sp. Pv4-285 containing:
- a CDS encoding acetyl-CoA acetyltransferase, coding for MSDKNIWVLGGYQSDFARNLTREGLDFADLTREVVDGTLTAASVDGHAIEVVHVGNAFGQLFSHQGQLGAMPATVREELWGLPSSRHEAACASGSIAVLSAMADLRSGSYDSALVVGVELEKTVSGDDAARNLGAAAWVGHEGEEATFMWPYMFDQVADEYDRRYGLDDAHLRAISQLNFANARRNPLAQTRGWDVPDLAARGHDDAVNPVIEGRVRRFDCSQITDGGAGVVLVNDAYLRAHPDARPIARIDGWGHRTVGLGLQRKLEVSADQPYVMPHLRQTVLDAFDRAQVTLDDLDGLETHDCFSPSEYVAIDHIGLTGPGESWKAIENGDIAPGGVLPINPSGGLIGGGHPVGASGVRMLLDASKQVSGTAGDYQVEGARTFGTLNFGGSTATTVSLVVGAPPE